A portion of the Intestinibacillus sp. Marseille-P6563 genome contains these proteins:
- a CDS encoding Asp23/Gls24 family envelope stress response protein produces the protein MTIHTDLGYIEITPNVIADIAGFAASSCFGVKGMTVRSVSDGLSHLLRKESQRRGVKVQEAEDGGVNIDLHIAVEHGINIASVCRSIITEVRYHVERLTGVDVKNVDVYVDSIKAD, from the coding sequence ATGACGATCCATACAGACCTTGGCTATATTGAAATCACACCCAACGTGATCGCCGACATTGCCGGCTTTGCCGCCTCTTCCTGCTTTGGCGTCAAAGGCATGACGGTCCGCTCGGTATCCGATGGCCTGTCCCATCTGCTGCGCAAGGAAAGCCAGCGCCGCGGGGTCAAAGTCCAAGAGGCCGAAGATGGCGGCGTCAACATTGACCTGCATATCGCTGTGGAACACGGCATCAACATCGCTTCGGTCTGCCGCTCGATCATCACCGAAGTGCGGTATCATGTGGAGCGGTTGACTGGAGTAGATGTCAAAAATGTCGATGTCTACGTAGACAGCATCAAGGCCGACTGA
- the ruvA gene encoding Holliday junction branch migration protein RuvA has translation MFYYVEGRVALLEQGLAVIDCGGVGYACHTSQNTVGKLKIGETARLYTYLYVREDIFELFGFGDAEELGCFKMLISVSGVGPKAALAILSIATPSQLALAIITEDSKILTQAPGIGKKIAQRIVLELRDKMSKGQLEGAAGKAAEAIAVPQKGTVNHTQEAVAALMVLGYSQAEAFLAMEGLNTAEMEAEDIIRQCLKKLATQ, from the coding sequence ATGTTTTACTATGTAGAAGGCCGCGTCGCCCTGCTTGAGCAGGGGCTCGCGGTGATCGACTGCGGCGGGGTGGGCTATGCCTGCCACACGTCGCAAAATACGGTCGGCAAACTCAAAATTGGCGAGACCGCACGGCTGTATACCTATCTTTACGTCCGTGAGGATATTTTTGAACTGTTTGGCTTTGGCGACGCCGAAGAACTGGGCTGTTTTAAAATGCTCATCAGCGTATCGGGCGTCGGCCCCAAGGCGGCGCTGGCGATTTTGTCCATCGCTACCCCCAGCCAGCTTGCGCTGGCCATCATCACCGAGGATTCCAAAATCCTCACCCAGGCGCCCGGCATCGGCAAAAAGATTGCCCAGCGTATCGTGCTGGAACTGCGCGATAAGATGAGCAAGGGACAGCTCGAAGGCGCGGCAGGCAAGGCGGCAGAGGCCATCGCCGTTCCGCAGAAGGGAACGGTCAACCATACGCAGGAAGCTGTGGCCGCTTTGATGGTGCTTGGATATAGCCAGGCCGAAGCCTTTTTGGCTATGGAAGGCCTGAATACGGCCGAGATGGAGGCCGAGGACATCATCCGGCAATGTCTGAAGAAACTTGCGACCCAGTAA
- the ruvB gene encoding Holliday junction branch migration DNA helicase RuvB, which yields MSIEFSGGMADDERIVSSRQMKDDKAENSLRPKSMDEYIGQTKAKENLSVFIEAARQRGEPLDHTLLYGPPGLGKTTLAGIIANEMGVNIRVTSGPAIEKAGDLAALLTNLSENDILFIDEIHRLNRSVEEILYPAMEDYALDIIIGKGPSARSIRLDLPRFTLIGATTRAGQMTSPLRDRFGVMLRLELYSPEELEKIVTRSAGILGVHSRYDGALEIARRSRGTPRIANRLLRRVRDFAQVKGDGVITRETADMALKALEIDQLGLDNIDRRMLRSIILNYNGGPVGLETLAATIGEEAITLEDVYEPYLMQIGFLNRTPRGRCVTLRAYEHLKMEPADGQQHF from the coding sequence TTGAGCATCGAATTTTCGGGCGGTATGGCCGACGATGAACGCATCGTTTCCAGCCGCCAGATGAAGGACGACAAAGCGGAAAACTCCCTGCGTCCGAAGTCCATGGACGAATACATCGGGCAGACCAAGGCCAAGGAAAATCTGTCGGTGTTCATCGAAGCGGCGCGCCAGCGCGGCGAACCGCTCGACCATACGCTGTTGTATGGCCCGCCCGGCCTCGGCAAGACGACGCTGGCCGGCATCATTGCCAATGAGATGGGCGTGAACATCCGCGTGACTTCGGGCCCTGCGATCGAAAAAGCGGGAGATTTGGCCGCTCTATTGACAAACTTAAGCGAAAATGATATTTTATTCATCGATGAAATCCATCGACTGAACCGCAGCGTGGAGGAGATTCTTTACCCGGCCATGGAGGATTATGCGCTGGACATCATCATCGGCAAAGGGCCGAGCGCGCGCTCCATCCGGCTGGATTTGCCCCGGTTTACCCTCATCGGCGCGACTACGCGCGCCGGGCAGATGACCTCCCCTTTGCGCGACCGGTTTGGTGTGATGCTGCGGCTGGAACTGTACAGCCCCGAAGAACTGGAAAAGATCGTCACCCGCTCGGCGGGGATTTTGGGCGTACACAGCCGATATGACGGCGCCTTGGAGATCGCCCGCCGCTCGCGCGGCACGCCGCGTATCGCCAATCGGCTTTTGCGGCGCGTGCGCGATTTCGCCCAGGTCAAGGGCGATGGCGTCATCACCCGGGAAACGGCAGATATGGCGCTCAAAGCGCTGGAAATTGACCAGTTAGGGCTGGACAATATCGATCGCCGCATGCTTCGCAGCATTATTTTGAATTACAACGGTGGCCCGGTGGGCCTCGAAACCCTTGCCGCAACCATCGGCGAGGAAGCGATTACCCTGGAAGACGTATATGAACCCTATCTCATGCAGATCGGTTTTTTAAACCGCACGCCGCGGGGACGCTGCGTGACACTGCGTGCGTATGAACATCTCAAAATGGAGCCGGCCGATGGCCAGCAACATTTCTGA
- the ruvC gene encoding crossover junction endodeoxyribonuclease RuvC — protein MIILGLDPGYGTTGYGLVKYEDNRFTPIQYGAITTPAGQPLYHRLCEIYEDVCTLVDTFHPEAVAVEELFFNTNITTGIQVAHARGVILLALAQKGLHPVSYTPSQVKQSVVGYGKAEKRQVMEMTKSMLGLSKIPRPDDAADALAIAICHGHASRSKLWEK, from the coding sequence GTGATTATTCTGGGACTGGACCCCGGCTACGGCACCACCGGTTATGGGCTGGTCAAATACGAAGACAACCGGTTTACCCCCATCCAGTACGGCGCCATCACGACGCCGGCCGGGCAGCCGTTGTATCACCGCCTGTGCGAGATTTATGAAGATGTATGCACATTGGTGGATACTTTTCACCCGGAAGCAGTCGCGGTGGAAGAACTGTTTTTCAATACGAACATTACGACCGGCATCCAGGTCGCGCACGCACGCGGGGTCATCCTGCTGGCACTTGCGCAAAAGGGCCTGCATCCGGTTTCCTATACGCCGTCCCAGGTCAAACAATCGGTCGTGGGATACGGCAAAGCCGAAAAACGGCAGGTGATGGAGATGACAAAATCCATGCTGGGGCTTTCCAAAATTCCCCGGCCGGACGATGCCGCCGATGCGCTGGCCATCGCCATTTGTCATGGTCACGCCAGCCGTTCCAAACTATGGGAGAAATAG
- the lexA gene encoding transcriptional repressor LexA: protein MKKISEKQQRILDYISQYTAQQGYPPSVREICAEVGLSSPSTVHSHLKRLREMGYLEKDDHKTRALSVRGGAAMVGRVPILGKVTAGMPILAVEEVEGYVPYEGAGKYGEHFALRISGESMIGAGIMDGDLIIVRKESTARSGQIVVALIEDEATCKRLLLQDGEVWLMPENPAYPPIDGSECSILGVVVAVYREYHV, encoded by the coding sequence ATGAAAAAGATTTCCGAAAAACAACAACGAATTTTAGATTATATCAGCCAATATACCGCCCAGCAGGGCTATCCGCCCTCGGTGCGTGAGATCTGCGCCGAAGTGGGGCTGTCGTCGCCTTCGACCGTGCATTCTCACCTCAAGCGTCTGCGCGAAATGGGCTATCTGGAAAAGGATGACCATAAGACACGCGCCCTGTCGGTACGTGGTGGCGCAGCTATGGTCGGCCGGGTACCCATTCTGGGCAAAGTCACGGCCGGTATGCCTATTTTGGCCGTCGAAGAAGTCGAAGGCTATGTGCCTTATGAGGGCGCGGGCAAATATGGGGAACATTTTGCGCTGCGTATCAGCGGCGAATCGATGATCGGCGCCGGTATTATGGACGGGGATTTGATTATCGTGCGTAAGGAATCGACCGCGCGCTCGGGTCAGATCGTCGTGGCGCTCATCGAGGACGAAGCCACCTGCAAGCGCCTGCTGTTGCAGGACGGCGAAGTCTGGCTTATGCCCGAAAACCCGGCATATCCGCCCATTGACGGCAGCGAATGCTCGATTTTGGGTGTTGTTGTGGCGGTTTACCGGGAATATCACGTCTGA
- the recG gene encoding ATP-dependent DNA helicase RecG, with protein sequence MPNLSDSVRFVRGFGPKKAQLLEKMQIFTLEDALHCYPRDYEDRTRQKCIADLRDGDRVTIRAIVGTAPAVRHIRKGMDLTKLTIFDSSGTLGVTYFNNKYVAAQLREGEEYLFFGRVQGEGRQRMLLSPVHEKCQTGLETGRIVPVYPLTSGLGQKDMQRLTDAALACELRAIPDPIPSGLRAQYDLPDLASAVRYIHRPHDLEEVQAARRRMIFEELFLLCCGLQRLKERRREEEGLLFSNTDLTAFWRALGFPPTGAQRRAVDDLVRDVASGKPMNRLVQGDVGSGKTVVAAALCALAAQNGYQAAVMAPTEILATQHDASLRELFGKLGVTVELLTGSMGVKAKREALARIASGQAQVVVGTHALIQKGVEFAKLGAVVADEQHRFGVAQRASLRSKGQMPHTLVMSATPIPRTLALILYGDLDVSVIDELPPGRTPVATYAVGERMRRRIEAFMEKQIAAGGQVYVVCPLVEEGEGEVRLKSAEEHALTLQRALPGRRIGVLHGRMKPAEKDAVMTAFASGLLDVLVATTVIEVGVNVPNANLMVVEDADRFGLSQLHQLRGRVGRGRRESFCIFFGADKGQNARERLRILADTNDGFEIARADLAQRGPGDFFGKRQHGLPGIKMADLASDMQLMQQAREEAERLLAHDPHLTRYPALRERVERMFRPESGEIFN encoded by the coding sequence ATGCCGAACCTATCCGACAGTGTGCGCTTTGTGCGGGGATTTGGCCCGAAAAAGGCACAGCTTCTGGAAAAAATGCAGATCTTCACGCTGGAGGATGCACTGCATTGCTATCCGCGCGATTATGAGGACCGCACGCGGCAAAAGTGCATCGCCGACCTGCGGGACGGCGACCGGGTGACTATTCGAGCCATTGTCGGCACCGCGCCGGCGGTGCGCCACATCCGAAAGGGTATGGACCTGACCAAGCTGACCATCTTTGACAGTTCGGGCACCCTGGGGGTGACCTATTTTAACAACAAATATGTCGCGGCCCAACTGCGCGAAGGGGAGGAATACCTGTTTTTTGGCCGCGTGCAGGGAGAGGGACGGCAGCGCATGCTGCTGTCGCCCGTGCATGAAAAATGCCAGACCGGGCTGGAAACCGGGCGCATCGTACCCGTGTATCCGCTGACGAGCGGGCTCGGCCAGAAGGATATGCAGCGGCTGACCGATGCGGCTTTGGCGTGTGAACTGCGCGCCATACCCGACCCCATCCCGTCCGGCCTGCGGGCGCAATACGACCTGCCGGACCTGGCGTCTGCGGTGCGGTATATCCACCGCCCGCACGATCTGGAAGAGGTGCAGGCAGCCCGGCGGCGGATGATTTTCGAAGAACTTTTCCTGCTTTGCTGCGGGTTGCAGCGTCTGAAAGAGCGGCGGCGGGAAGAAGAAGGGCTGCTGTTTTCCAACACCGACCTCACTGCGTTTTGGCGCGCCTTGGGCTTCCCGCCCACCGGGGCGCAGCGGCGCGCCGTGGACGATTTGGTGCGGGATGTCGCTTCGGGCAAGCCGATGAACCGGCTGGTACAGGGCGATGTCGGGTCGGGCAAGACGGTTGTGGCCGCCGCGCTGTGCGCTCTGGCGGCCCAGAATGGCTATCAGGCTGCCGTTATGGCGCCGACCGAAATCTTGGCGACACAGCACGATGCGTCTTTGCGTGAATTGTTCGGCAAGCTTGGCGTCACCGTTGAATTGCTGACCGGCTCCATGGGGGTCAAGGCTAAGCGGGAAGCGCTGGCGCGCATCGCGTCTGGACAGGCGCAAGTGGTCGTCGGAACCCATGCGCTTATTCAAAAGGGCGTGGAATTTGCCAAACTCGGCGCAGTCGTGGCCGATGAGCAGCACCGTTTCGGCGTTGCGCAGCGCGCCAGCCTGCGCAGCAAGGGACAGATGCCGCATACCCTGGTCATGTCGGCAACGCCCATTCCGCGTACTCTGGCGCTGATTCTTTATGGCGATTTGGACGTGTCGGTCATCGATGAACTGCCGCCCGGCCGCACGCCAGTGGCGACCTACGCGGTCGGGGAGCGGATGCGCCGTCGCATCGAAGCTTTCATGGAAAAGCAGATCGCCGCAGGCGGGCAGGTGTATGTGGTCTGTCCGCTCGTCGAAGAAGGCGAGGGCGAGGTGCGGCTCAAAAGCGCCGAGGAGCATGCGCTCACGTTACAGCGCGCGCTGCCCGGCCGCCGCATCGGTGTGCTGCATGGCCGCATGAAGCCAGCCGAGAAAGATGCTGTTATGACCGCGTTTGCATCCGGCCTGCTCGACGTGCTGGTCGCGACCACGGTCATCGAGGTCGGGGTTAATGTCCCCAATGCCAACCTCATGGTCGTGGAGGATGCCGACCGGTTTGGTCTGTCTCAGCTGCACCAGCTGCGTGGCCGGGTCGGCCGCGGACGAAGGGAATCGTTCTGCATCTTCTTCGGCGCGGACAAGGGCCAAAACGCGCGTGAACGGCTGCGCATTTTGGCGGACACGAACGACGGCTTTGAGATCGCGCGCGCCGATCTGGCGCAGCGCGGGCCGGGCGACTTTTTCGGCAAACGGCAGCATGGCCTGCCGGGCATCAAGATGGCCGATTTGGCGTCCGATATGCAGCTGATGCAGCAGGCACGCGAGGAAGCCGAGCGATTGCTGGCGCATGACCCGCACCTGACGCGTTATCCGGCGCTGCGGGAACGGGTGGAGCGGATGTTCCGCCCCGAGAGCGGCGAGATATTCAATTGA